The Comamonas sp. lk genome contains the following window.
GGTCGTGGCGCGGGCCTGGGTCAGCAGCTGCCACACGCTCATGAACATGCCGTTGTAGCGGTACACGGTTTCTTCCTGCATCAGCCGGGCCAGGGGCAGGACTTCGGCCTGCTGCTGCTGGGCCAGGTCATAGGCCGTGCGGTAACTCAGCCAGCTGCTGCGGGCCTCGCTGCGCGCGCGAATGGTGTTGTCGCGCAGCAGGGCGGCGCTGCGCAGCACCTGATTGCGCGCCAGGCCGCGTGCGGCAAAGCCCCAGTCGAATAGCGGCAGGGGCACATCGAACTCCCAGCCCTGGGTCTTGTCGCTGTGGCCGGTGGCTCGCTCGGTGCTGGTGTTGTTGCTATAGCTTGCGCCAATGTCGCCAAAGATGGAACCTATCGTGGCCCAACCCTGGCGTCCGGCGGTCACATCCAGATCGCGACGCAGCGCGCCCAGGTCCAGGCGCTGGCGCATAGCCGTGGCTTCGGCATCCTCTCCGCTGCGCAGGGCGGCGGAATCGGCGGGAATGGCAGGCAGCTGATCGGGCAGCTTGAAGTTCAGCTGCTGACCCCACAGCCCCATGCGGCGGGCCAGTTGCTCGCGCTCGAGCTGGGCATTGAGCCGCACCCGCGCCAGCTGGGCGGCAGCTTGCTGCTGCTGGGCCAGTTCACGGGCCTGGTCCATTTTGCTGAAGTTGCCCACTTGGGCCATGCGCCGGGCCAGCTCGCCGCCCACGGCAGCAGCTTCGTGCATGCGCTCATGGGCGGCCAGCGCCTGCTCGGCTGCCACGGCGCGCAGCCAGGCGCGGCGCGTGTCGGCGGCCAGCAGCAGCACTTGCTGGGCCGCAGTCAGCGTGGCTTGCTCCAGCTGCCAGCCCTGCCAGCGGCTGCGCCAGGGCAGGGTGATGAGCTGGACCAGGCCAAAGCTCAACTGGCGCTCAATCTCGCGCTCGTGGCCGTTGCGAAAGCGGCCAAAAGTAAAGCTGGGGTTGGGCAGGGTCAGCACCTGCACGCGCTGGGCGTCGGCAATGCCCAGTTGCGCCAGCTGGGCCTGCAGGCCGGGATTGTTGAGCAGGGCGATGCGTACGGCAGCATCGACGTCAACCGGCTGTTGCAGCCAGTCTGCGATCTGGGTCTGAGCGCTTTGCTGTGCCTGGGTGTCGACGGACGGTAGCTGCGCGCCTTGCGGCAAGCGGCCCTCGGTCAGTTGGGCCACATTGCCGCGCAGGCCATCGGGCGAGACGCTGGCGCAGCCTGCCAGTACCAGAGCAGCAAGTAGCGGCGCAGCTTTGAGTGCCAGATGCTTCATGGCTGGCCTCCATGCTGGTGCCGGCCATGGGCGGGCATGGCCTGGTCGGCAGATTGCCCGGTGGCACCCGCCGGTGATTTTTCCCACTTGAGCACATCGGCATGGCCGCGTGGAAACTCGGCGACGGCCGCATTGGCGGCCTTCCAGTCGCCGGGTTGGGACACTATGGCCGCGCCAGCTTGCAGCGCCTGGTGCTGCAGCGCTGCCGTGGGGGCGCTGGGGTCAAAAACTGCAGGCCGGGCAGGTGCCGCAGAGGATGAAGAAGAGGATGCGGCTGCCTGGGCGGTCAGGCTGGCGCCCAGCAAAGCCGTGGCCAGCAGAGGAAAGAACAATGAGTGCGCTTGGCGCATGAGGGATTCCAGAAGTCGAGACCAGATTCACGACCGCAGGGCTTCTGATGTGTTTTTGCCATCAAGCCCAGACAGCATGCACGCAGGCAGCTATCAAAATTGCGGACGCACCTTGGGTGTCAGACGGCAGGAATCGGTGGTTTGACGACTTGGGCAGGCGCAGCGCTGGCAAAGTGCGCGGCCTGGTGGCGGGGCTGCGCCGCCGTGGGCAGGAAAGAGGGCAGTGCAGCCAGTCGGGGCTGGCCCATGGCTGTGTGGCACAGGCCACAGCTGCTGCAATGGGCTTCATGCTGGCCGCAATCGCTGGCGGGGCCGGCTTCATGGCTGCACATGGCGCTGTTGCTGTCGTTGTCGCTATTAGCGCTGCCGGTGGCGTGCGCGGCATGCTCCGCGCCATGGCCGACTGCGGCGGGCTGGCCGTGGTGGGCATGCTCTATGACAGCCTTCCCGTGCAACTCATGTGCCGGCGAAAGCATAGAGGCTGTGGCCGCTGTGGTTGCAAACGCTGCCGCAGCCTGGGCCGGGTCATGACCTGCCGGATGGTCCATGGCCATGGCGTCGCCTGCCAGCCCGCGCAGGGCCAGCAGCATCACCATGAAGATGGACAGAATGCGGCGCATGAAGGCAATGATACCGGCCAGGGTTTCAAAGTTCCCCAGGCATGGGAATTACTTCAAAAACAAGAGCTATTGACGTTTGCCAATCAAGGGCTGGGTGGCGATTCATAATGAATCGCGCTTCCAGTGCCTCAGGCGCAGGCCGTTGCCAACCACCAGCAGGCTTACGCCCATATCGGCCAGCACGGCCAGCCACATGCTGGCATTGCCGCTGACAGCCAGGGCAAAGAACACAAACTTGATGCCCAGGGACAGACCGATGTTCTGCCACAGCACGCTGTGAGCGCGCTTTGAGAGATCGACCACATCAGGAATGCGGCGCAGGTCGTCATTCATCAGCACCACGTCGGCGGTTTCCATGGCCATGCCGGTGGCATGCATGCCGCCCATGGCAAAGCCGATGTCGGCCTGGGCCAGCGCCGGAGCGTCATTGATGCCGTCGCCCGTCATGCCCGTGGGGCCCATGTCGCGTTGCATCTGGGCCAGGGTCTTGAGCTTGTCCTCGGGCAGCATATTGCCGCGTGCATCGTCAATGCCGGCTTCGGCGGCCACGGTGCGCACGGTGGCGCTGTTGTCGCCGCTGAGCACCACGGGGGTGACGCCTGCGGCTCGCAGTTGCTGCACGGCCTCGAGGGCCTGGGGGCGCAGCGGGTCGGCCACGGCAAACAGGGCTTGCACACTCTGGCTGTTGGCCAGCAGGGTGACAGTGCGACCTTGCTGCTCCTGTATCTCAAGCGCTGCTTCCAGTTCGGGGTTGCTCCAGCCTTGCTCCTTGACCCAGCGCAGATTGGCCAGGGTCCAGAGTTGGCCGGCGATCTGGGCTTGCACGCCGCGGCCGGGCAAGGCCTTCAGTTGCTGCGCTTGTTCAACGTCATTGCCGGCCTGGGCTTGCAGGCCTTGCGCTATCGACCTCGATACCGGATGGTCGGAACGCGATGCCAGTGCATAGGCATGCTCGGCGATGGCCTCGTCTGCCGCAGCATCCCAGGTCTGCCAGTCCACCAGCTTGGGCGAGCCCGTGGTCAGCGTGCCGGTCTTGTCCAGCGCAATGGCTTTGAGCTTGCGGGCGGATTCCAACGCGCTGCCGCCCTTGATCAGAATGCCGCGCTTGGCAGCGGCGGTGAGCGCACTGACCACGGTGACTGGAGTGGACAGCACCAGCGCGCAAGGGCAGGCAATCACCAGCAGGGCCAGAGCCTGGTAAGCGGCCTGCTGCCAGCTCCAGTCCATGAGCCAAGGCGCGAGCACGCCCAGCGCAATGGCCAGCACCAGGACGATGGGGGTGTAGACCTCGGCAAAGCGGTCGACAAAGCGCTGAGTCGGTGCCTTGCTGGCCTGGGCTTGCTCCACGGCGTGGACGATGCGGGCAATCAGGCTGTCGGAGGCGGGAGCGGTGACGCGCACCTGCAACTCGCCGTCCTGGTTGATGGAGCCCGCGTACACCTTGTCGCCCGGGCCTTTGTGGGCCAGGGCACTCTCGCCTGTGATGGGGGCCTGATCCACCGAGCTTTCGCCGGAGCTGACTTCTCCGTCCAGCGGCATGCGTGCGCCGGGAGTCACGCGCAGCACCGCGCCCAGGGGCACGTCCTTGGCGGCCATGCGCAGGGTGCCGCCGCCGGGCTGCAGCACGTCGGCCGTCTCGGGGGCCAACTGCAGCAGGCCGCGAATGGCGGCGCGGGCCTTGTCCATGGCCTGGTCTTCGATGCGCTCGGCGGCGGCATACAGCGCCATCACCATGGCGGCCTCAGGCCACTGGCCGATGATGAAGGCGCCTGTGACGGCCACGGCCATCAGGGCGTGAATGCCCAGCTTCAGGCGCAGCACATCCTTGATACCGACCTTGTACACGCCCAGACCCGCAAGTGCGATGGCTGCCACGGCCAGTGCCATGCCCAGGTATTGCAGCATGCTGGAGCTGCCGTCGCCGCCACCAAACCAGTGGGCAGCTTCTGCGCCCAGGGCCGCAGCCAGCGCGGCAAAAATGCGCGGCCAGCCGGGCAGCACGCCGTGGTCGTGGCCCGCGTGGTCGCCCTCGCCGTGCTCGTGACCATCATGGGCCTGGGACTTGACCGGCTCGCTGATGGAAAAAGGCGCGCAGCAGCCGGTACCGCAACTGGATGCTGCGGGAGCTGCTATGGCTTTTGATTTTCTGTGAGCGTGCTCATGGTCGTGACCATGGGTGTTGTCATGAGCATGCTCATGGGCGTGGGTGGACAGGTTTTCTGGTTTCATGGCAGCATTGAAAACAATAAAGTCACTTCAAGGTCAAGCATGGCAGTCAATGCAGCACAGATTCCACGCTGGCGTATAGGAGATGCGGCCAAACGCAGCGCGATTGCGGCGGCCAATATCCGCTATTACGAAAAAGAGCGGCTGCTCTCGCCCGGCGTGCGCGAGGACAACCAGTACCGCCTGTACAGCGATGAGGATGTGCACCGCCTGCGCTTTATCCGTCTGTGCCGGGCCATGAATATGTCGCTAGACGAGGTGCGCACCCTGCTGGCGCTCGATGGCGCGCGCAAGGCCGATTGTCTGGCCGCCCGCGACACGCTGGATGCGCATCTGGGCCATGTGCGCGAGCGTCTGGCCGAGCTGCAGGCGCTGGAGCGGGAGCTGGTCCATTTGCGCAACCAGTGCGATGGCTGCGACAGCTACTGCCACATCATCGAAGCCCTGCATGCCCAGGCCGATGAGCCTCTGCCCGAAGGATTGCAGGGTGGCGCAGCGGCCAAGCGCCATGTCTAAGAAGGTGTTTAAGATTTCCTCGGCGCCGCTGCGTAGAGATCGTAAACATGCTCTAACAGGGTTTACCCAGGGCTGTTGGTGATTCTTGTGCGGGTGAAGTCAGAAGTGGGCGCTATCATTCCTGCATGAGCTGGAGCGAAACCACCCTGAATCTGCCTGGGCGTCTGTGGTCCGCGCTGGGCGCGCAGGCGCTGGCGTGGTGGCGCAGCATTTACCTCACGGCCGTGCTGCTGGTGTTGCAGCTGTCGCCATCGAGCTACCGCAAGGGCGCGCGCGCCTTGCTGGCGCACCAGATGTATGTGCAGACGGTGCCCATTCTGACGGGCTTTACCGCGCTGGCCGCCTTGCTGTGCGCCGTGATTGCGCGCATCGTGATCGTCACGGCGCAAAGCTATGGCCTGTCGCGCTATGCGCTGGATCTGGTGGTGCGCGTCATGGTGATCGAGCTGATCCCTTTGACCGCTGCGCTGTTTGTGGCCATGCGCTGCACCATTCCGGCCGGGGTGGAGGTGGTGCAGCTGCGCATACGCGGCCATCTGGCGGCATGGAAAAAGCAGGGCGTCGATCCGCTGCGCGTGGCCGTGTTGCCGCGCACGGCAGCCGGCGTGTTTGCCGCCATCACGTTGGCGGCGCTCAGCTGCCTGGTGGCGTTGATCACGGTGTATTTCAGCGTGTACGGTTTCACGCTGGCGGGTTTTGGTGGCTACACGCGGGTATTCGGGCAGATTTTCACGCCCTCGCTCACGCTGGTCTTTGTGCTCAAGACCTGGTTTTTCAGCCTGGCCGTGGCCATCATGCCCATGGCCTCGGCCCTGTACACCCCGTTGGCCCGTCACCGCCGTGGCGGGGCCGAGCTGGGCGGTTTTGCCCGCATGTTTGCCGTGTTGCTGCTGATCGAGATCATCTCGCTGATGGGCAATTACTATTGATGAAAGCATTCGCATGACGGATACCCGCGAGGAGCAAGAGATCCGACGCCAGACCCTGGAAGCCCAGCTGGCCGAGGATGAATTGCTGGGCCTCAAACCCGTGGCGCATTTACGCACCAAGGCCGCCGCGCTGCTGAGCCTGACGCTGGCGCTGATACTCGCGGCCGCCATCTACCTGTTGTATGCGCGCGGCGTGTTCGAGCCCACGCAACGCCTGGTGCTGACGGCCGAAGACTCGCAAGGCGTGGCCGTGGGCATGGACATGACTTTCTCCGGCTTTCCCATAGGCCGGGTCAGCAAGATTGAATTGGCACCCGATGGCTCGGTGCGCATCCTGGTCGATGTGCCCGAAAAAGACGCCCACTGGCTGCGCCAGTCCAGCGTGTTCACTCTGGTCAAGGGCATTGTGGGCGGTACCACCATCAAGGCCTATAGCGGCATGCTTGACGACGCGCCGCTGCCGCCCGATTCCGTGCGCCCCGTGCTCAGCGGCGATGCCACGGCCGAGCTGCCGCAAATCATCAATTCGGCCAAGGAAGTGCTGGCCAATGTGGCGGCGCTGACGGCCACGGATTCGGCCCTCGGCGGCTCGCTGGCCGAGGTGCGCAAGCTGGCCGAACGCCTGCAGGGCCAGGGCGGAGCGCTGGGCGTAGTGCTGGGCAGCGACGAAGAAGCCAGGAAGGTGACGATGCTGATAGATCGCGCCAACTCCGTGCTGGGCCGCATGGACCGCATGGTGGCCCGGGCCGACAGCCAGGTGTTTGATGCCAACGGCGTAATGCCCGAGGTGCGCGCCACCGTGGCCCAGCTCAACGGGCTGCTGGCCGATACGCGCAAAAGCATGATCAAGGTCGATGCCGTGCTGGCAGACATGAAGGTGGTGGGCAGCAACGCACGCGAAGCCAGCACCGATCTGGGAGCGCTGCGCGCCGAGGTGGAAAGCAATCTGCTGCGCCTGGAATCCGTTCTGAATGATTTGCAGCGCAAATGGCCGTTTGCGCACAAGCCGGAGCTCAAGCTGCCATGACCAGTGCTGAAAAAAAGCAATCAAAAACGGCTGCAGCCCTTATTCCTAAATCGGTATCAGCTATTGCTTTGGTAGTTCTGGTCGGCTGCGGCAACCAGCCTCCGGCGCCTGACTGGGCTTTGAGTGCCGAAGCTGCGGCGCAAAGAGCCAGCAGCGCCTATCTGCAAGGCCAGCAGCGGATAGAGGCGCTGCAGTGGCAAAAAGCGCGCGAGTCCGTGGCCGGCACTGCCCGTCCGGATCTGGCGGCCCGCGTGGAGCTGATGCGCTGTGCGGCCCAGGTGGCCAGTCTGCAATGGGAGAGCTGCCCCGGCTATGAAAAGCTGGCGCAGGACGCCGCCGCGCCGGAGCAGGCTTATGCCCGCTATCTGCAAGGTCGGCCCCTGGCCGCAGATGTGGCGCTCTTGCCCGAGGCGCAGCGGGCCGTGGCGGCACAGCTTGCCGGTGCGGCAAATTCTGCTGCCTCTGCGCAGGCGGTGCAGGTGGTGGCCGGTATCAAGGACCCGCTGCCGCGTCTGGTGGCCGCTGGTGTGGCGCTCAGGGCTGGTGCGGCCTCGCCTCAATTGCTGCAGCTGGGCGTGGATACCGCATCGGCCCAGGGCTGGCGCCGGGCCGTGATGGCCTGGCTGCTGCTGCAGGCCAAGGCGGCGGAGCAGGGCGGAGATACGGCCGGCGCGGCAGCCATTGAGCGCCGAATCCAGCTGCTGCAAAAGCCGGTGCCTGAAAGCGCAGCGCCATAAAAAAAGCGAGGCCAAAGCCTCGCTTGTCGGACCTAGGCGATAACGCCTTGGCTTATCCTGCTTAGAAGCGGTGACGAATACCGGCGATCAGGCCGGTGCCGCTCTTGGGCGTGGCATCGGTCACGCGGTCGTACATCAGGGCGGTGTACACATCGGTGCGCTTGGACAGGAAGTGGTCGTAGCCCAGCGTTGCCGTGGTGCGGGTGGCATCGGCGCCAGTCCATTCCGCCTTGGTGCGAGCCACGGCCGCCTTGACCGTGCCAGGGGTGCCAGTGACAGGAACGTCCAGGCCCAGCGAGTAGGTCTTGCTCTTGCTATCCGTGTTCTTGACCTTGGCCTGGCCGTAGGTCGCGTACAGCTTCACCACATTGAAGTTGTAGCTGCCGCCAACCATCCAGTCGGTCTTGGTGGGCATAACGGTGCCGCTGCCGGGGTTGGTGATCTGGTCGCGCTCATAGAAGGCGGTCAGGCTCAGAGGGCCGTTGAAGTACAGCGCATTCACGCCCACGTTCTTCTTGCTCTTGTCGCCGGGCGTGGTTTGTTCGCCAAACTGGTAGTAAACATTGGCTGTCAGGCCGCCAAAATTAGGCGTCGTGTAGACCAGCATATTGCTCCAGCCGGTGTCGGCGGGCGTAGTCAGGCGAGCGCCGCCCCAAGCCGAGGTGGGTGTATTGGCATGCAGCACCAGAGGCGAGATGGTGAACGAGTCGCCAAAGGGGTTGGTCAGAATGGTGGGCAGAAAGTTGGGTGCCTTGTCGCGGCCCAGGCCGATACGGCCGAAGCCGCCGTTCAAGCCGATATTGGCATCGCGCGAGAAGAAAGTGTCGCCAGGGAAACGACCGGTTTCGCCGGTATCCATGCGCATGAAGGCTGTGATGTTGAAGTCAACCTTCAGGCCGCCGCCCAGGTCTTCCGTGCCCTTGATGCCCCACCAGGAGGTGGTCATGCCGCCGGAGCCCACGACCGACTTGCGATCCTGGCCGGCCATCTTCATCGAACCGGCATACATATCGGCCAGACCCGTCAGCTGCACATTGCTCTGGGCATAGGCTGCACCGGTGCAAGCCAGTGCTGCCGCGACGGCGATCAAAGAATTCTTCATGGCGTTCTCTCTCTTCTCTCTTTAGATGTTGAATTTGCGTTTGGAAATATAGCGGCGCTTTGTATACAGACTGCGAGGCTCGGCCGCAGAAGGCGATGAAATCACTATTTCCGCTTTGTGACAGTGGTTTTTTTGCATCAGAACCTCAGGGATGTACCGGATTGAAGACGCGCAAAAAAGCGAAGGCTGCGCTAGCAATTTGCTCTTTTCCCAGCTGGCACAAGGCTGTAGGCCAAAGCGCGCAAATTTTCGGGAATAACAGTCATTCGCCAGGCCGCAGCCGCAGGCATAGGCCGGCAAGGCATTTGCCTGGGCCTCTGCAGCAGGCTTGCGTTGGGTGTGCTGGCCGATAATGCCCAGCACTCTGGCCTGAAACGTCACAGCGCGTCTGTGTTGAAAGCGCTTGAGAGTTTTTTAAGAGTGACTTGCAGAAAATATGAGCGACAAGATCCTGGACCCTATTGCGCGCGAAGACATTACCGGCCTGGTGCTTGCGGGGGGGCGGGGCAGTCGCATGGGTGGTGTGGACAAAGGCCTGCAGCACCATCGCGGCCTGCCGCTCGCTCTGCATGCCTTGCAGCGGCTACAGCCGCAGGTAGGCCCGGCCATGATCAGCGCCAACCGCAATCTGCCTGTCTATGCTGCCATGGGTGTACCCGTGTGGCCGGATTCCATAGATGGCTATGCAGGCCCGCTGGCCGGACTGCTGACGGGAATGCAGCATGCCGGAACGCCCTGGCTGGTCACCGTGCCTTGCGATACGCCCGAATTTCCCCAGGATTTCGTAGAACGTCTGGCCGCTGCTGCACTCGAACAGGGTGCCGACATCGCCATGGTTGCCACGCGCGAAGGCGGTCGGCTACGTTCGCAGCCGGTTTTCTGCCTGCTGCGCACCTGTTTGGTAGCAAGCCTGCTCGCTTTTTTGCAAACGGGCGAGCGCAAGTTCGACAAATGGACGGCGCAGCATCGCATGGTGGAAGTGGTGTTTGACGAGGCCCAGGCCTTCTTCAATGCCAACACCAAGGACGAGCTCAAGCAGTTGCAGCCTTGACTGCCCAGCAATAGCGGCCTGGCCAGTCTTGGCGTTCCAGGCCTTTGTGCGCAATCCCCAACTGGGTACCCTGAATTTGACGTGAACGCGAGAGTTTGCCGCGTTCTACTCCTTGTTTTCCCTTATCCGTATGCAGCTTCCAGGAGTGTTGAAAAGACAGCGCTCACTGAACCATAGCGCGACCCTGGCGCAGGATCTGGGTATGCGCAGCGGGTGTCTGAAACCTACGATCTTGTAAGACATTTGCTCGAATCACCCGAATGCGGTACTAATATGGTCTTTCCAAAAGTGATTTTAGAAACGACTGGTAACATTACTTCATGCCAGCCCTCAACGGCATGAATAGAGACATACAAAAATATCAAGCGGGCTGACGGTGGTAGTTGCTGCAGGGTTTCTTGGTGCGCTGTGCCTGAGCTTTATCGCTAGCTGGGCTTGATCATGCTCGAGGCTTCAGTGCTCCGCCGGCCCTGAACCGGAGCGGTTTGCATGAACAAGGTCTATCGTCTGGTCTGGTGCGCACTGCGCCAGGTGTGGATTTGTGCGGCAGAGACAGCACGCGCCCGTGGCAAGGCCTCGCGCTCCACGGTATTGCTGACCGTGCTCGGCACAACGTCGCTGCTGGCGCAGGCGGCCAACCCTATCGGCGCTCCGCCTTCCTCGACACAGCTGCCCACCGGCGGGCAGGTCGTAGCCGGGCAAGCCAATATCAGCCAGGCCGGCTCGGCCATGACGGTACAGCAAGGCAGCGACCGGGCAGCCATCGACTGGCAAACCTTCAACCTGGGCAGCCAGGCCAGCATCAATTTTCAGCAGCCCTCGGCCAACTCGGTCACGCTCAACCGCGTGCTCGATGCCAACCCCAGCCAGATCTACGGGCGCCTCAGCGCCAACGGCCACGTTTTCCTGAGCAATCCCAACGGCGTGTATTTCGCCCCGGGTGCCAATGTGGACGTGGGCGGCATCGTGGCCACCACCATGGGCATTAGCAACGATGACTTCATGGCCGGGCGCGATGTGTTCCAGCGCAATGGCAGCACCGGGGCGGTGCTGAATCTGGGTCGTATGCAGGCGGCGCCCGGCGGCGTCATCGCCTTGCTGGCCCCCGAGGTGCGCAACGAAGGCGTGCTCGTCGCCCAGGCCGGCACCGTGGCCATGGCCTCGGGCGAGGCCGTCACCCTGCACTTTGGTGCCACCAGTGGCCTGCTGGACATCACGGTCACCCCCAGCCAGGTGCGTGCGCTGGTGGAAAACCGTCATGCCGTGCTGGCCGAAGGCGGCCAGATCATCTTGGCCGCGCGTGCGGCCGACGGCCTGATGGCCAGCGTCATCCACAGCGGCGAACTCAACGCTTCGAGCATTGTTGAAAAGGGCGGGCGGGTCTTTATCGAAGCCAGGGACATCACCCTGGCCGCCGGCAGTCGCATCGAGGCCATGGGCGCCACGGGGGGCGGCACGGTGCTGGTGGGCGGCCAGGCCAAGGGCGCGGGCGACATGTACCAGGCCACCACGGTGACTATGGCCGAGGGTGCCAGCATTGATGCCAGCGCCACGAGCAAAGGCGATGGCGGTACCGTGGTGCTGTGGAGCAACATCCATGACGCCAGCGCCAAGACCACGGCGCAGGGCCAGATTGCCGCGCGCGGCGGGGCGCAAGGCGGCAACGGCGGCTTTGTCGAGACCTCGGGCGCCAGCTTGAAGGTTGACGGCATCCGCGTGGACACCTCGGCCGCAGCGGGCAAGGGCGGAGTCACCGGCGAATGGTTGCTGGACCCGTACGACCTCACAGTGGACGCCAGCGCCGCTTCCACCATCAGCACCAACCTTGGCACCAGCAACGTCACGCTGCTCACCACGGCCAGCAGTGCCAGCGGCCCGGGCGTGCAGAATGCCAGCGGCAGCGGCGACATCACGGTCAACTCCAACATCAACTGGGCCAGTGGCAACCGGCTCACGCTGAACGCCTACCGCAATGTCAACATCAATGCCGCCGTCACAGCCAGCGGCGCCGGCAAGGTCACTATCATCACGGGCGACACGGCAGGCACGGGCGTGAGTGTGACTACAGCTTCGGCCTGGGGCCGAGTGGATTCGCAGGTTCACTGAACTTCACGGGCGGCTCGACCAGCGGCGCCACGCTGAACATCGCCACCGGCGGCGGCAATGCCACGGCGGCGGCCTACACGCTGCTCTGGGCGCTGCCAGGCACAGCGGCCGGCACCACGCTGGCAGCAGGCAACTACGCACTGGCCACCTCGTTCACCGACAGCGTGGCGCGCACCAACGGCATCTGGACGCCTGGGGCCAACGCCATCAATTTCACCGGCCTGGGCCACACGATTGGTGGGCTGAACATCACGAACACCACCGCCTCGACCGGTGGCGGCGTTTTCAACAATGTCACGAACTCCATGCTGCGTGACATCGGGCTGACCACCGGGACCGTCACCGGCAGCGGTGGCAACGCCTACTTCACGGGTGGCCTGGTCGGCATCGCGACCACGTCCACCATCAAGAACAGCTACGCCAACGTCACGGTCACCTCGGGCAATACCAATGCGAACGGCGGCACTGGCGGGCTTGTCGGCACAGCCATCAGTAGCAGCGTCAGCAACTCGTACACCACGGGACCCGTGTCTGGCTCCAGTACGGGCGGGGGGTTGGAGGCTTGGTTGGCTATGTCAACGTCAGTGGCAGTGTGGCGAGCAAGGTCAGTGATTCCTATTCGAGTGCGGTGGTTTCGGGCTCGAACAGCTACAGCGGCGGACTGATCGGCCGCGCCACCGGCAGCGCGGCGGCGACGGTGGGAATCTCCAATGCCTACGCGACCGGAACCGTCGGCTCGTCCGGCAACAACGTGGGCGCCCTGCTAGGCGGCATCACTGGCGGCAACGTCTCGCTATCCAACGTCTACGCCACCGGCTCGGCCACAGCCAGCGGTACCGGCAACGTTGTCGGCGGGCTGATCGGCAATATCGATAGCACCATCGGCGCTGGCTCTGCGGTAACCATCTCCAACGCCCGCGCCAGCGGCGATGTCTCGACGGGGCTCGGGCGCGGCGGCGGCCTGATCGGACGGGCAAATGGTTACGCTAACATCACCAGCAGCTACGCCACCGGTAATGTGTCGGGCGGCTCAACCATCGGCATCCTTGGTGGGTTGATTGGCGACTCCATCGGAGGAGGCGTCGGCGGTATTACCATTACCCGCAGCTACGCTAGCGGCAATGTCACCGGCAATGGCGCCGGCACGCTCTATGGCGGCCTGATCGGCCAGCTGAACAACACTAACGTCAGCGCCTCGTTCGCCAGCGGCAACGTCAGCGGCAACAACACGGTGGGTGGCTTGGTCGGCTACGCGGTCAACACCTTCAATTTCACCGATGTCTACGCGCTGGGCAACGTCACCGCCACCGCCACTACCGGCATCGGATACGCCGGCGGGCTGTTCGGCCAAGCGGTCCCGAATAGCTTCACGTCCTACATCACCAATGCCTACGCGGCCGGCGACGTCGACACATCGGCACCGACGAAGAATCTCGGCGGCAT
Protein-coding sequences here:
- a CDS encoding MerR family transcriptional regulator, with the protein product MAVNAAQIPRWRIGDAAKRSAIAAANIRYYEKERLLSPGVREDNQYRLYSDEDVHRLRFIRLCRAMNMSLDEVRTLLALDGARKADCLAARDTLDAHLGHVRERLAELQALERELVHLRNQCDGCDSYCHIIEALHAQADEPLPEGLQGGAAAKRHV
- a CDS encoding MlaD family protein yields the protein MTDTREEQEIRRQTLEAQLAEDELLGLKPVAHLRTKAAALLSLTLALILAAAIYLLYARGVFEPTQRLVLTAEDSQGVAVGMDMTFSGFPIGRVSKIELAPDGSVRILVDVPEKDAHWLRQSSVFTLVKGIVGGTTIKAYSGMLDDAPLPPDSVRPVLSGDATAELPQIINSAKEVLANVAALTATDSALGGSLAEVRKLAERLQGQGGALGVVLGSDEEARKVTMLIDRANSVLGRMDRMVARADSQVFDANGVMPEVRATVAQLNGLLADTRKSMIKVDAVLADMKVVGSNAREASTDLGALRAEVESNLLRLESVLNDLQRKWPFAHKPELKLP
- a CDS encoding TolC family protein, whose protein sequence is MKHLALKAAPLLAALVLAGCASVSPDGLRGNVAQLTEGRLPQGAQLPSVDTQAQQSAQTQIADWLQQPVDVDAAVRIALLNNPGLQAQLAQLGIADAQRVQVLTLPNPSFTFGRFRNGHEREIERQLSFGLVQLITLPWRSRWQGWQLEQATLTAAQQVLLLAADTRRAWLRAVAAEQALAAHERMHEAAAVGGELARRMAQVGNFSKMDQARELAQQQQAAAQLARVRLNAQLEREQLARRMGLWGQQLNFKLPDQLPAIPADSAALRSGEDAEATAMRQRLDLGALRRDLDVTAGRQGWATIGSIFGDIGASYSNNTSTERATGHSDKTQGWEFDVPLPLFDWGFAARGLARNQVLRSAALLRDNTIRARSEARSSWLSYRTAYDLAQQQQAEVLPLARLMQEETVYRYNGMFMSVWQLLTQARATTQAVVTATEAQRDFWLAETDLQLALTGTSPGTSPGTTAVIATSAAPAAAPEPGH
- a CDS encoding ABC transporter permease produces the protein MSWSETTLNLPGRLWSALGAQALAWWRSIYLTAVLLVLQLSPSSYRKGARALLAHQMYVQTVPILTGFTALAALLCAVIARIVIVTAQSYGLSRYALDLVVRVMVIELIPLTAALFVAMRCTIPAGVEVVQLRIRGHLAAWKKQGVDPLRVAVLPRTAAGVFAAITLAALSCLVALITVYFSVYGFTLAGFGGYTRVFGQIFTPSLTLVFVLKTWFFSLAVAIMPMASALYTPLARHRRGGAELGGFARMFAVLLLIEIISLMGNYY
- a CDS encoding cation-translocating P-type ATPase → MKPENLSTHAHEHAHDNTHGHDHEHAHRKSKAIAAPAASSCGTGCCAPFSISEPVKSQAHDGHEHGEGDHAGHDHGVLPGWPRIFAALAAALGAEAAHWFGGGDGSSSMLQYLGMALAVAAIALAGLGVYKVGIKDVLRLKLGIHALMAVAVTGAFIIGQWPEAAMVMALYAAAERIEDQAMDKARAAIRGLLQLAPETADVLQPGGGTLRMAAKDVPLGAVLRVTPGARMPLDGEVSSGESSVDQAPITGESALAHKGPGDKVYAGSINQDGELQVRVTAPASDSLIARIVHAVEQAQASKAPTQRFVDRFAEVYTPIVLVLAIALGVLAPWLMDWSWQQAAYQALALLVIACPCALVLSTPVTVVSALTAAAKRGILIKGGSALESARKLKAIALDKTGTLTTGSPKLVDWQTWDAAADEAIAEHAYALASRSDHPVSRSIAQGLQAQAGNDVEQAQQLKALPGRGVQAQIAGQLWTLANLRWVKEQGWSNPELEAALEIQEQQGRTVTLLANSQSVQALFAVADPLRPQALEAVQQLRAAGVTPVVLSGDNSATVRTVAAEAGIDDARGNMLPEDKLKTLAQMQRDMGPTGMTGDGINDAPALAQADIGFAMGGMHATGMAMETADVVLMNDDLRRIPDVVDLSKRAHSVLWQNIGLSLGIKFVFFALAVSGNASMWLAVLADMGVSLLVVGNGLRLRHWKRDSL
- a CDS encoding porin, with the protein product MKNSLIAVAAALACTGAAYAQSNVQLTGLADMYAGSMKMAGQDRKSVVGSGGMTTSWWGIKGTEDLGGGLKVDFNITAFMRMDTGETGRFPGDTFFSRDANIGLNGGFGRIGLGRDKAPNFLPTILTNPFGDSFTISPLVLHANTPTSAWGGARLTTPADTGWSNMLVYTTPNFGGLTANVYYQFGEQTTPGDKSKKNVGVNALYFNGPLSLTAFYERDQITNPGSGTVMPTKTDWMVGGSYNFNVVKLYATYGQAKVKNTDSKSKTYSLGLDVPVTGTPGTVKAAVARTKAEWTGADATRTTATLGYDHFLSKRTDVYTALMYDRVTDATPKSGTGLIAGIRHRF